A genomic segment from Alteribacillus bidgolensis encodes:
- a CDS encoding cyclic-di-AMP receptor, with protein MKLMVCIVNDFYTTEVEKQMQKKGYQMTELSSSGGFLKKGNTTFLFGVHSEKIEQLKQDLKEVCISYEKKKRKRSETSNRYTSFILAAEDAMLFAKSSS; from the coding sequence ATGAAGTTAATGGTCTGTATCGTCAACGATTTTTATACGACAGAAGTCGAAAAGCAAATGCAGAAAAAAGGATATCAAATGACGGAGCTATCAAGCAGCGGCGGTTTTTTAAAAAAAGGTAACACCACTTTCTTATTTGGTGTTCATAGTGAGAAAATTGAACAATTAAAGCAAGATTTAAAAGAAGTCTGCATATCATATGAAAAGAAGAAGCGTAAACGATCTGAAACCTCAAACCGGTATACTTCTTTTATCTTAGCTGCTGAAGATGCTATGCTGTTTGCTAAATCATCTTCATAA
- a CDS encoding YtxH domain-containing protein, with translation MGDLKEGTADLSDYIRENLPEWKEKFQDFAETAAVKISEVIDKAKEFAGAIRDNWPQIRDTAIRVGAAFIILRGALLALQVVNTVAAAFRTFRAVLLAVRGTQIGLNLAMMANPIGLIIGLIAD, from the coding sequence ATGGGCGACCTAAAAGAGGGCACGGCGGACCTATCCGATTACATTCGGGAAAACTTGCCGGAATGGAAAGAGAAATTCCAGGACTTTGCGGAAACAGCCGCAGTGAAAATATCAGAGGTAATCGATAAGGCGAAAGAGTTTGCTGGCGCTATTCGAGACAATTGGCCGCAAATACGGGATACGGCGATACGAGTAGGCGCTGCCTTTATTATATTGCGAGGGGCATTATTAGCCCTGCAAGTCGTAAATACCGTAGCCGCAGCGTTTAGAACGTTTAGGGCGGTGCTTCTCGCAGTACGAGGCACACAAATTGGACTCAACCTCGCTATGATGGCGAATCCTATCGGACTTATTATTGGACTAATCGCGGACTAA
- the perR gene encoding peroxide-responsive transcriptional repressor PerR, which produces MANEQFQEAVDALKKTKVRMTPQRHAILEFLFDSMSHPTADEIYKALEGKFPNMSVATVYNNLRVFKEVGIVKELTYGDSSSRFDCVTTDHYHVICSDCGKIVDFHYPGLDEVETLAEHVTGFQVNNHRMEVYGSCPECKNISKH; this is translated from the coding sequence ATGGCGAACGAACAATTTCAAGAAGCAGTTGATGCTTTAAAGAAAACAAAGGTTCGCATGACCCCGCAACGTCATGCCATTTTGGAATTTTTATTTGATTCGATGAGCCATCCGACGGCAGATGAAATATATAAGGCCCTCGAAGGGAAATTCCCAAATATGAGCGTTGCAACAGTTTATAATAATCTTCGTGTATTTAAAGAAGTCGGGATTGTAAAAGAACTAACTTATGGAGATTCTTCCAGTCGTTTCGATTGTGTGACGACAGACCACTATCATGTGATTTGTTCTGATTGCGGTAAAATTGTCGACTTTCATTATCCTGGATTAGACGAAGTGGAAACTCTTGCAGAACATGTAACAGGTTTTCAAGTGAACAACCATCGAATGGAAGTGTACGGAAGTTGCCCGGAGTGTAAAAATATTTCAAAGCATTAA
- a CDS encoding D-2-hydroxyacid dehydrogenase — protein sequence MSILSTSMLTADLRKELETNFTKESFKFCSSIDEAKPYLKDAEILITLGEDLTAQDIEEAKTLKWIMIISAGMDLMPFEAIHDKGILVTNAKGIHKKPMAEYTMSMILQYARKSDVLKEQERMKHWNRKVEMTEINQQSIGVLGAGAIGQEIARLSKAFGLQTIGLNKNGLQVDYIDKTVTKNNLDFLLKKVDYVVSVLPATRETHHFISQKAFKTMKKDAVFINIGRGQTLNEEALINALHNGEIAHAILDVFDQEPLPEDHPFWEMDNVTVTPHISGISSYYLPRAMDIFKQNLKIYRKGDNRFINQIDVKRGY from the coding sequence GTGTCCATACTTTCTACTTCAATGCTGACAGCTGATTTACGAAAGGAATTAGAAACTAATTTTACAAAGGAAAGCTTTAAGTTTTGCTCAAGTATAGACGAAGCAAAACCTTACTTAAAAGACGCAGAAATTTTAATTACACTCGGTGAGGATTTAACCGCACAAGACATTGAAGAAGCAAAAACGTTAAAATGGATAATGATTATATCGGCTGGGATGGATTTAATGCCTTTTGAGGCTATTCATGACAAAGGAATTTTAGTAACGAACGCTAAAGGAATTCATAAAAAACCAATGGCTGAATATACCATGTCTATGATCCTTCAGTATGCTAGAAAATCGGATGTTTTAAAAGAACAGGAAAGAATGAAACATTGGAATCGAAAAGTGGAGATGACAGAAATTAATCAGCAATCGATTGGAGTTTTGGGAGCCGGAGCAATCGGACAAGAGATAGCCAGGCTATCAAAAGCTTTCGGCCTCCAAACAATCGGTTTAAATAAGAATGGATTACAGGTTGATTATATTGATAAAACTGTGACGAAAAATAATTTAGACTTTCTACTAAAAAAAGTTGATTACGTCGTTTCTGTCCTTCCTGCTACTCGAGAAACACACCATTTTATTAGCCAAAAGGCATTTAAAACAATGAAAAAAGACGCTGTTTTTATAAATATAGGCAGGGGACAAACACTTAATGAAGAAGCACTTATAAATGCCTTACATAATGGTGAAATTGCTCATGCCATATTAGATGTGTTTGACCAGGAACCATTACCAGAAGATCATCCGTTTTGGGAGATGGATAACGTAACCGTCACTCCTCACATTTCAGGCATTTCAAGTTATTACCTTCCGCGTGCAATGGATATTTTTAAGCAAAATTTAAAGATTTATCGGAAAGGAGACAATCGTTTTATAAATCAGATAGACGTAAAACGCGGCTATTAA
- a CDS encoding YgzB family protein, producing the protein MTAKATNKINRIRTFALSLVFIGIFVMYVGIFFRSSPVIMTITMLLGFIFVLSSSAVYFWIGMISTNTVKVECPNCGKVTKILGRVDACMYCDEPLTMDKNLEGKEFDQKYNRKIKEH; encoded by the coding sequence ATGACTGCAAAAGCAACCAACAAAATAAATCGAATAAGAACATTTGCATTGTCTTTGGTATTCATTGGAATTTTCGTTATGTATGTTGGCATCTTTTTTCGTTCTTCTCCTGTAATCATGACTATAACTATGCTGCTTGGATTTATTTTTGTACTTTCAAGCAGTGCGGTATATTTCTGGATTGGCATGATTTCAACGAACACTGTGAAAGTTGAGTGTCCTAATTGCGGCAAAGTGACAAAAATACTAGGACGAGTGGACGCTTGTATGTACTGTGATGAACCGTTAACAATGGATAAGAATCTTGAAGGGAAAGAATTTGACCAAAAATATAATCGCAAAATTAAAGAACATTAG
- the bcp gene encoding thioredoxin-dependent thiol peroxidase has protein sequence MSVTIGNKAPDFTLQASNGEEVSLSDYRGQNIVLYFYPKDMTPGCTTEACDFRDYVEEFEGTNTVILGVSPDPIKKHQKFIDKHGLPFLLLADEDKKVAAAYDVWQLKKNFGKEYMGIVRSTFIIDKGGKLVKEWRKVKVKDHVKEALNYIKENL, from the coding sequence ATGTCTGTAACAATTGGAAACAAAGCACCTGATTTTACTCTGCAGGCCAGTAATGGGGAGGAAGTTAGTCTTTCTGATTATAGAGGTCAAAACATTGTGCTTTATTTTTATCCAAAAGACATGACTCCTGGCTGCACTACTGAAGCTTGTGACTTTCGGGATTATGTTGAAGAATTTGAGGGGACAAATACAGTTATTCTTGGTGTAAGCCCTGACCCAATCAAAAAACATCAAAAATTTATTGATAAACACGGGTTACCGTTTTTACTGCTTGCTGATGAAGATAAAAAAGTGGCAGCAGCATATGATGTATGGCAGTTAAAGAAAAATTTCGGGAAAGAATACATGGGAATCGTACGATCTACTTTTATTATTGATAAAGGTGGAAAGCTGGTTAAGGAATGGAGGAAAGTCAAAGTAAAGGATCATGTGAAAGAAGCGCTGAATTACATCAAAGAAAATTTATAA
- a CDS encoding nucleotidyltransferase-like protein, with product MEGLLRHLYQERASDPLTKGVLLVEKVFGQEPFTDFFDAVIIIICEETSAAKVKHYNCSGIEAALHVVTEDELFYWILSGTNRKMIDWLFRGKILFNKNEYITNLKLRLSEFPAEDRLRKTGNEFAKLIRRFEDGKALFHLHHYLDAFNHILHALHHLARLSIIEEGLYPEVTLWRQVREVDPETYKLYHELIVGDEGIEKRLELLMIAIEFAIRSKIHIGKAHLASIMEKKNDGKNDGWSYTELAKSPEVNDYVIDLEILLQYLVENGQVKKVKEPSKTSGVFHYKYVL from the coding sequence ATGGAAGGGCTTTTACGCCATTTGTACCAAGAGCGTGCTAGTGATCCATTAACCAAAGGTGTTTTATTAGTCGAAAAAGTATTTGGCCAAGAACCTTTTACTGATTTTTTTGACGCTGTTATTATAATTATCTGCGAAGAAACGAGTGCTGCGAAAGTTAAACATTATAATTGTTCTGGGATAGAAGCGGCGTTACACGTTGTCACAGAAGATGAACTATTTTACTGGATTCTATCTGGTACGAATAGAAAAATGATAGACTGGCTTTTTAGAGGTAAAATCCTTTTTAATAAAAATGAATATATCACTAATTTGAAATTACGTTTGAGTGAGTTTCCGGCAGAAGATCGTCTGCGAAAAACCGGAAATGAGTTTGCAAAATTAATTCGAAGGTTTGAAGATGGAAAAGCTTTATTTCATCTTCATCATTACTTAGACGCGTTTAATCATATATTACATGCACTTCATCACTTAGCAAGGTTGTCTATTATTGAAGAAGGTTTATATCCAGAAGTCACTCTATGGAGACAAGTAAGAGAAGTAGATCCAGAAACTTATAAACTTTACCATGAACTAATTGTAGGTGACGAAGGAATAGAAAAAAGACTTGAACTTTTAATGATTGCAATAGAATTTGCTATACGTTCAAAAATACATATTGGAAAAGCTCATCTTGCTTCGATCATGGAAAAAAAGAATGATGGAAAGAATGATGGCTGGAGCTATACTGAGTTGGCAAAGTCCCCTGAAGTAAATGACTATGTCATTGACCTTGAAATTTTACTTCAGTATTTAGTGGAAAATGGCCAGGTCAAAAAAGTAAAAGAACCGTCAAAGACATCAGGCGTATTTCATTATAAATATGTTTTATAA